One genomic segment of Dehalococcoidia bacterium includes these proteins:
- a CDS encoding ThuA domain-containing protein has product MALPSRAHVITGGFPPGASAGHDHDYARLRILELLRDAEVRASVGNDFHEIGKWLDVSRLLITYVAGPYPDEEQNRFLKQWIAAGGRWLALHGTAGGRAVRTGEGRRRRMVKTSHHETLGGFFINHPPVRRFRVDVAGRDGILTRDLPESFETVDEPYMIELQDPGSTRLLLTAELGPDSSPPGFGFLYDEDTALQPDGKTRVLGFSRDLGDGGVTYIALGHCHTPDTNSQPFVDSSVDPEGKTPPVLRVTWEQPAFVTLLRNAIEWGMGRA; this is encoded by the coding sequence ATGGCCCTTCCCTCCCGAGCCCACGTGATCACCGGTGGCTTCCCGCCGGGCGCCTCCGCCGGCCACGACCACGATTACGCCCGCCTGCGGATCCTGGAGCTCCTGCGCGACGCGGAGGTCCGGGCCAGTGTGGGCAACGACTTCCACGAGATCGGCAAATGGCTGGACGTCAGCCGGCTGCTGATCACCTACGTCGCCGGGCCCTATCCCGACGAGGAGCAAAATCGCTTCCTCAAGCAGTGGATTGCCGCGGGCGGGCGCTGGCTGGCGCTGCACGGTACCGCCGGCGGCCGCGCCGTCCGTACCGGCGAAGGGCGGCGGCGGCGCATGGTCAAGACCTCTCACCATGAGACGCTCGGCGGGTTCTTCATCAACCACCCGCCGGTCCGCCGCTTCCGCGTCGACGTCGCCGGACGCGACGGCATTCTCACCAGGGACCTGCCTGAGTCCTTCGAGACCGTGGACGAGCCTTACATGATCGAGCTGCAAGACCCGGGTTCGACGCGCCTGCTGCTGACCGCGGAGCTGGGGCCGGACTCGTCGCCGCCCGGCTTCGGTTTCCTGTACGACGAAGATACGGCGCTACAGCCCGACGGCAAGACGCGGGTGCTCGGCTTCTCTCGCGACCTCGGCGACGGCGGCGTCACCTACATCGCGCTGGGCCATTGCCACACGCCGGACACCAACAGCCAGCCCTTCGTCGATAGCAGCGTCGACCCCGAAGGCAAGACACCGCCGGTGCTGCGAGTCACCTGGGAGCAACCGGCCTTCGTGACGCTCCTCCGCAACGCCATCGAATGGGGGATGGGACGCGCCTAG
- a CDS encoding VOC family protein codes for MFTRVDHIGIVAPSWDVARGLLLDQFGLAINEDRTSLPDGNYYRPGNTRIFFVKTPLGETDVEVLIPLDDTSGIARYLARRGPGLHHLCYASDDPREDARRLRELGLEQIMESGDVGPESAPFFHPRTALGILTEIVRDRRLPRTG; via the coding sequence ATGTTCACGCGGGTAGACCACATCGGCATCGTCGCACCGTCCTGGGACGTGGCGCGCGGGCTCTTGCTGGACCAGTTCGGCCTGGCGATCAATGAGGACCGGACATCGCTGCCGGACGGCAACTACTACCGGCCCGGGAACACGCGCATCTTCTTCGTGAAGACGCCGCTGGGCGAAACGGACGTGGAGGTGCTGATCCCGCTGGACGACACAAGCGGCATCGCGCGGTACCTGGCGCGGCGTGGCCCCGGCCTCCACCACCTCTGCTACGCCTCCGACGACCCGAGAGAAGACGCGCGCCGGCTGCGCGAGCTGGGCCTGGAGCAGATCATGGAGAGCGGGGACGTGGGGCCGGAGAGCGCGCCCTTCTTTCACCCGCGCACCGCCCTCGGCATACTCACCGAGATCGTGCGGGACCGGCGGCTGCCGCGGACAGGATGA
- a CDS encoding Zn-ribbon domain-containing OB-fold protein, with protein sequence MTAQRPKPIPQWTPETQPFWEACKRHELMIQRCQDCSRFYFYPRPYCPHCLSDRTEWTRVSGRGTLHTYVINHRPAPGFEAEAPYVIAIVKLAEGPHLMSNVVGVEPKPENLPVGLELEVVFDDVNDQVAIPKFRPARS encoded by the coding sequence GTGACAGCGCAGAGACCGAAACCAATCCCGCAGTGGACACCTGAGACGCAGCCCTTCTGGGAGGCCTGCAAACGCCACGAGCTAATGATCCAGCGCTGCCAGGACTGTTCCCGCTTCTACTTCTATCCCAGGCCGTACTGCCCCCACTGCTTGTCCGACCGGACGGAGTGGACGCGGGTCTCCGGCCGCGGGACCCTGCACACCTACGTCATCAACCACCGGCCGGCGCCCGGATTCGAAGCCGAGGCGCCGTACGTGATAGCCATCGTCAAGCTGGCGGAAGGGCCCCACCTGATGTCGAATGTCGTCGGGGTGGAGCCAAAGCCGGAGAACCTCCCCGTCGGCCTCGAACTGGAGGTCGTGTTTGACGACGTGAACGACCAGGTGGCCATCCCGAAGTTCCGGCCAGCGAGGAGCTAG
- a CDS encoding thiolase, with the protein MPTDLRHKVAIIGAAETDELGVIPNMSALQLAANAARNAILDAGLTKDQIDGVASASASPVALADYLGIVPSYIDGTSVGGSSYMIHVAHAVAALEAGYCNYVLIAHGESGRSRVGVGGFGGGGGANMAAQFEAIYGAFGPPSTFTVPIVAHMHKYGTTEEQLASVAVATRAWAVKNRRAMMREPITVEDVLNSRMIAWPVRLLMCCLVTDGGGALVLTTADRARDARKKPVYVLGTGEGAENVMISSMRDFTESQAFAKSAERAFRLSGIERKDVDHLMLYDAFVHTPMYALESLGFVKPGESGPFFAEMRSAPGGDLPINTNGGGLSYTHTGMYGMFALQESVRQLRGEADAQLDDVEISIAHGPAGFFAAAGTVVMTNQ; encoded by the coding sequence ATGCCTACGGACCTGCGACATAAGGTTGCGATCATCGGGGCGGCCGAAACGGACGAACTCGGCGTGATCCCGAACATGTCGGCGTTGCAACTGGCAGCGAACGCGGCCCGGAACGCCATCCTGGACGCCGGCCTGACCAAGGACCAGATCGACGGGGTCGCGTCGGCCAGCGCGTCGCCCGTCGCGCTCGCGGACTATCTCGGTATTGTGCCCTCCTACATCGACGGCACGTCGGTGGGCGGGTCGTCATACATGATCCACGTGGCGCACGCCGTGGCGGCGCTGGAGGCTGGTTACTGCAACTATGTGCTCATCGCCCACGGCGAGAGCGGCCGGTCGCGCGTCGGCGTCGGCGGCTTTGGCGGCGGCGGCGGCGCCAACATGGCGGCGCAGTTCGAGGCGATCTACGGCGCTTTCGGCCCGCCCTCGACCTTCACCGTGCCGATAGTCGCGCACATGCACAAATACGGCACTACCGAGGAGCAGCTGGCGTCCGTTGCGGTGGCGACGCGGGCATGGGCGGTGAAGAACAGGCGCGCCATGATGCGCGAGCCGATTACGGTCGAGGATGTCCTGAACTCGCGCATGATCGCCTGGCCGGTGCGGCTCCTGATGTGCTGCCTGGTGACCGACGGCGGCGGAGCCCTGGTCCTGACTACGGCGGACAGGGCACGGGACGCGCGCAAGAAGCCGGTATACGTGCTGGGCACGGGCGAGGGCGCCGAAAACGTGATGATCAGTTCGATGCGCGATTTTACGGAGTCGCAGGCCTTCGCGAAGTCAGCGGAGCGGGCCTTCCGGCTGTCCGGCATAGAGCGCAAGGACGTCGACCATCTCATGCTGTACGACGCCTTCGTCCATACTCCGATGTACGCGCTGGAGTCCCTGGGCTTCGTCAAGCCCGGCGAGAGCGGCCCGTTCTTCGCGGAGATGCGGTCGGCGCCGGGAGGCGACCTGCCGATTAACACCAACGGCGGCGGTCTCTCCTACACTCACACGGGCATGTACGGCATGTTCGCGCTCCAGGAGAGCGTGCGGCAGCTCCGCGGCGAGGCAGACGCGCAGCTGGACGACGTCGAGATCAGCATCGCGCACGGGCCCGCGGGCTTCTTCGCCGCCGCAGGCACGGTGGTGATGACGAACCAGTAG
- the oxc gene encoding oxalyl-CoA decarboxylase, with protein sequence MGTINGATLLARSLKQQGVDYMFGIVGFPVQPVGNAAQREGIRYIGMRNEQAASYAAQAASYLTGRPQACLVVSGPGVIHALAGLANAKANNWPMILIGGASETHHNGMGAFQEEDQVAAAKPYAKYVHAVERVDRIPFYVEQAVRTSLYGRPGAAYLDMPDDIILGEVEEESVTPAATVGPPPRPQANEQDVAAALAVLKKAEQPLIIVGKGMAWARAEAEVREFVERTQVPFLPTPMAKGVVPDSHPLSVAGARTYALQNADAVVLLGARLNWILHFGLPPRFRPDVKVVQLDVSAEEIGTNVPAAAALVGDGKAVLRQLNAALEEDPWQYPPETTWRTSLERRVRENRLEIESMMNDDSTPMNYYRALRDIRDAMPDDAILVAEGANTMDISRSVLDHDEPRRRLDAGSYGTMGVGLGFAIAAAVTNPGKRIVDLQGDSAFGFSGMEVETACRHKLPITFIVMNNGGIGGGFIEGPRPDRQPPPSMLSWDAHYEKVIEAFGGAGFYADSPDKLMPALKQAMAVEGPSLVNVVIHPRAGRKPQEYRWHST encoded by the coding sequence ATGGGCACGATCAATGGCGCGACGCTGCTGGCCCGCAGCCTGAAGCAGCAGGGCGTCGACTACATGTTTGGCATCGTCGGCTTTCCCGTGCAGCCCGTTGGTAACGCCGCCCAGCGGGAGGGCATCCGCTACATCGGCATGCGTAACGAGCAGGCCGCCTCCTACGCCGCCCAGGCCGCGAGCTACCTCACCGGCCGGCCCCAGGCCTGTCTCGTCGTCTCGGGCCCGGGCGTCATCCACGCCCTCGCCGGCCTGGCGAACGCCAAAGCCAACAACTGGCCCATGATCCTCATCGGCGGCGCCAGCGAGACTCACCACAACGGCATGGGCGCCTTCCAGGAGGAGGACCAGGTCGCGGCCGCAAAGCCCTATGCCAAGTACGTCCATGCCGTCGAGCGCGTCGACCGCATTCCCTTTTACGTAGAACAGGCCGTGCGCACCTCGCTCTACGGAAGGCCCGGCGCCGCCTACCTCGATATGCCGGACGACATCATCCTGGGCGAGGTCGAGGAGGAGTCCGTGACGCCGGCCGCGACCGTCGGCCCGCCGCCGCGGCCCCAGGCCAACGAACAGGACGTGGCCGCGGCCCTGGCGGTGCTCAAGAAGGCGGAGCAGCCGCTCATCATCGTCGGCAAGGGCATGGCCTGGGCTCGGGCCGAGGCCGAGGTGCGCGAGTTCGTCGAACGGACGCAGGTGCCCTTCCTGCCGACCCCCATGGCCAAGGGCGTCGTGCCGGACAGCCACCCCCTCTCGGTCGCCGGCGCCAGGACCTACGCCCTGCAGAACGCGGACGCCGTCGTGCTCCTGGGCGCCAGGCTCAACTGGATCCTGCACTTCGGCCTGCCGCCGCGCTTCCGGCCAGACGTAAAGGTGGTCCAGCTGGACGTCAGCGCCGAGGAGATCGGCACCAACGTGCCGGCGGCCGCCGCTCTGGTCGGCGACGGCAAGGCCGTGCTGCGGCAGCTGAACGCTGCCCTGGAGGAAGACCCGTGGCAGTACCCGCCGGAGACCACGTGGCGCACTAGCCTGGAGCGCCGCGTGCGCGAGAACCGCCTCGAGATCGAGTCGATGATGAACGACGACTCCACGCCCATGAACTACTACCGCGCCCTGCGCGACATCCGCGACGCCATGCCCGATGACGCCATTCTCGTCGCAGAGGGCGCGAACACCATGGACATCAGCCGTTCGGTCCTCGACCATGACGAGCCGCGCCGCCGCCTCGACGCCGGCTCCTACGGCACCATGGGCGTCGGCCTCGGCTTCGCGATCGCCGCTGCCGTTACGAACCCCGGCAAGCGCATAGTCGACCTCCAGGGCGACTCCGCCTTCGGGTTCAGCGGCATGGAGGTCGAGACGGCCTGCCGCCACAAGCTGCCGATCACCTTCATCGTCATGAACAACGGCGGCATCGGCGGCGGCTTCATCGAGGGGCCACGGCCGGACCGCCAGCCGCCGCCATCGATGTTGTCCTGGGACGCGCACTACGAAAAGGTGATCGAGGCTTTCGGGGGCGCCGGCTTCTACGCCGACTCGCCGGACAAGCTGATGCCAGCCCTCAAGCAGGCCATGGCCGTCGAAGGCCCATCGCTGGTGAACGTCGTCATCCATCCGCGGGCCGGACGCAAGCCGCAGGAGTACCGCTGGCACAGCACTTGA
- a CDS encoding CoA transferase: MPALTGMRVLDMTQYEAGTSCTQFLAWLGADVVKIESPQGDPGRIAFRRGTSDSQYFLNYNANKRSLVLDLSKPEGRDIFCRLVPRFNVFVENFGPGVIEKLGIGYEALRSLNPSIIYARIKGFGGSGPYADYKVFDPLAQAAAGIFSVTGEADGPPTQPGATLADSGTGAQMALAITAAFVQQQREGVGQLIDMSMQEATLTFMKTRPVTEWNSGRPAQRRGSAGGAPTGMYPCAPGGPNDYIYIHVATTRMWDALCVAIGKPHLADDPRFATGRSRMENARLLRTEIEEWTMARSKFEAMHELAAADVPVSAIYDTVDVFSDPHLHARGFFQKVDHPEAGEVLLMRSPLRLPESEVPLVRPPLLGEHSAEVLTQELGLTEADLQDLREKCVIGGPPA; the protein is encoded by the coding sequence ATGCCTGCGCTAACCGGTATGCGCGTTCTGGACATGACTCAGTACGAGGCGGGGACCTCGTGCACGCAGTTCCTGGCCTGGCTCGGGGCTGACGTCGTGAAGATTGAGTCGCCGCAGGGCGACCCGGGCCGCATCGCCTTTCGTCGTGGCACCTCGGACTCGCAGTACTTCCTGAACTACAACGCCAACAAGCGCAGCCTCGTGCTCGACCTCTCGAAGCCAGAGGGCCGTGACATCTTCTGCCGGCTCGTGCCGCGCTTCAACGTCTTCGTAGAGAACTTCGGTCCCGGGGTGATCGAGAAGCTGGGCATCGGCTACGAGGCGCTCAGAAGCCTCAACCCCTCGATCATCTACGCGCGCATCAAGGGCTTCGGCGGCAGCGGCCCCTATGCCGACTACAAGGTCTTCGACCCTCTCGCCCAGGCGGCTGCCGGCATCTTCTCGGTGACCGGCGAGGCCGACGGACCGCCGACCCAGCCGGGCGCAACTCTTGCCGACTCAGGCACGGGCGCCCAGATGGCGCTGGCGATTACAGCCGCCTTCGTCCAGCAGCAACGCGAGGGCGTCGGCCAGCTCATCGACATGTCCATGCAAGAGGCGACGCTCACCTTCATGAAGACGAGGCCCGTGACCGAATGGAACAGCGGCCGGCCGGCCCAGCGTCGCGGCAGCGCCGGCGGCGCGCCCACGGGCATGTACCCTTGCGCCCCCGGCGGGCCGAACGACTACATCTACATCCACGTCGCCACCACGCGCATGTGGGACGCGCTTTGCGTGGCCATCGGCAAGCCTCACCTTGCCGACGACCCGCGTTTCGCCACCGGCCGCTCGCGAATGGAGAACGCGCGCCTGCTCCGGACCGAGATCGAGGAGTGGACGATGGCGCGCTCGAAATTCGAGGCCATGCACGAGCTGGCAGCCGCGGACGTCCCCGTCAGCGCCATCTACGACACCGTCGACGTCTTCAGCGACCCTCACCTGCACGCCCGCGGCTTCTTCCAGAAGGTAGACCACCCCGAGGCGGGCGAGGTCCTGCTCATGCGCTCGCCGCTGCGCCTGCCGGAGTCGGAGGTGCCCCTGGTGCGCCCGCCGCTGCTCGGCGAGCACTCCGCAGAGGTGCTAACGCAGGAGCTTGGCCTGACGGAAGCGGACCTGCAGGACCTGCGCGAGAAGTGCGTTATTGGCGGCCCGCCCGCTTAG
- a CDS encoding ABC transporter substrate-binding protein, whose translation MSDYWERIIRQRPSRRRLLAGAGAAGAGIAAISLAGCGGGSTARLSSGQDEGGVISKPVDTTKEAKPGGVIQTRATLDVPGFDVLQATSTNTYTLVGDFAYSRLLKMKPGHMEPARGEPEGDLAQSWELLDGGLTLVVKLKPEAKWDPRPPTNGRAVTARDVVFSWNKYETVGRTRARLANKANPDAPVMSATAIDERTVQFRLAFPFAILEPLLASNEDLYIQPQEADGGFDPKSTVRGSGAYMVTNYQQSLSLSYRKNPNWYRKDLPFVDGYDIYILPEYAAAVSQFRAGTIFTSVVRQEDVVQTKKDIPELLLRLSESLSTIWRRAHFGWNHPDNKMFLDERVRRAMSMSWDRDSFDRIFGNADQFEAEGLPFSNRWSSHITGGWDGWWIDPKDPKEFGSASKWFQHDIAEAKKLLAAAGHPNGIDSELSYISGAFYGTDWQNRWEVLSGMMREAGIRLRTNITDYNTEHLPIYSIGNLFKGISASIASPTSHPIAHLTQEFARVGAPVGRGAGGQPEPGYVEGQPLSGIDPKLNEMAARLRRELDHKKQVEQVKDYQRYLGDKMYDIPMPGYSYTYSLTWPFVMNLGVYRTWVATASGPQEGSLYLWLDRTHPKFKQL comes from the coding sequence ATGAGCGACTACTGGGAGCGGATCATACGACAGCGGCCCAGCCGGCGTCGCCTGCTCGCCGGGGCGGGCGCGGCCGGCGCGGGGATCGCCGCGATAAGCCTCGCCGGTTGCGGCGGCGGGAGCACGGCGCGTCTTTCGTCGGGGCAGGACGAAGGCGGCGTGATCTCGAAGCCTGTCGACACGACGAAGGAGGCGAAGCCGGGCGGCGTAATCCAGACGAGGGCGACGCTGGACGTCCCCGGCTTCGACGTGCTGCAGGCGACTTCGACCAACACCTATACGCTGGTCGGCGACTTCGCTTACAGCCGGCTCCTGAAGATGAAGCCCGGGCACATGGAGCCGGCGCGCGGAGAGCCCGAGGGCGACCTGGCCCAGTCATGGGAGCTTCTCGATGGCGGCCTGACGCTGGTCGTCAAGCTCAAGCCAGAGGCGAAGTGGGACCCGCGGCCTCCGACCAACGGCCGCGCCGTCACCGCCCGGGACGTCGTATTCAGCTGGAACAAGTACGAGACGGTCGGCCGGACCAGGGCGCGCCTCGCAAACAAGGCCAACCCCGATGCCCCCGTAATGTCCGCGACCGCGATCGACGAGCGGACGGTGCAGTTCAGGCTCGCATTCCCCTTCGCGATCCTGGAACCGCTGCTGGCTTCGAACGAAGACCTCTACATCCAGCCGCAGGAAGCGGATGGCGGCTTCGACCCGAAATCGACCGTGCGCGGCTCCGGCGCCTACATGGTCACGAACTACCAGCAGTCGCTCTCGCTCTCCTATCGCAAGAACCCGAACTGGTACCGCAAGGACCTCCCCTTCGTCGACGGGTACGACATCTACATCCTGCCGGAGTACGCGGCCGCGGTGTCCCAGTTCCGGGCCGGGACGATCTTCACCAGCGTGGTGCGGCAGGAGGACGTGGTCCAGACGAAGAAGGACATCCCGGAGCTCCTGCTCAGGCTTTCGGAATCGCTAAGCACGATCTGGCGGCGGGCTCACTTCGGCTGGAACCATCCTGACAACAAGATGTTCCTGGACGAGCGCGTCCGCCGGGCGATGTCCATGTCCTGGGACCGCGACAGCTTCGACCGCATCTTCGGCAACGCCGACCAGTTCGAGGCCGAAGGGCTGCCCTTCTCCAACCGCTGGTCCTCTCACATTACGGGAGGCTGGGACGGGTGGTGGATCGACCCGAAAGACCCGAAGGAATTCGGGTCCGCCTCGAAGTGGTTCCAGCACGACATTGCCGAAGCGAAGAAGCTCCTGGCGGCTGCCGGCCACCCGAACGGCATCGACTCGGAGCTGAGCTACATCAGCGGCGCCTTCTACGGCACCGACTGGCAGAACCGCTGGGAAGTCCTCAGTGGCATGATGCGCGAGGCAGGCATCCGCCTGCGCACCAACATCACCGACTACAACACGGAGCACCTGCCCATCTACTCGATCGGAAACCTCTTCAAAGGCATCTCGGCCAGCATCGCCTCGCCGACTTCGCATCCAATCGCGCACCTCACGCAGGAGTTCGCGCGTGTAGGGGCGCCGGTGGGGAGGGGCGCGGGCGGCCAGCCCGAGCCCGGGTACGTCGAGGGCCAGCCGCTGTCGGGCATCGACCCCAAGCTGAACGAGATGGCGGCGAGGCTCCGGCGCGAGCTCGACCACAAGAAGCAGGTCGAGCAGGTAAAGGACTACCAGCGCTATCTGGGCGACAAGATGTACGACATCCCGATGCCGGGATACAGCTACACGTACAGCCTCACCTGGCCCTTCGTCATGAACCTTGGTGTCTACCGGACGTGGGTCGCGACGGCGTCCGGGCCTCAGGAGGGGTCGCTCTACCTCTGGCTCGACCGGACGCACCCGAAGTTCAAGCAACTGTAG
- a CDS encoding MmgE/PrpD family protein has protein sequence MKGITERLAEFASSLEFEDLPSDVVLGAKRALLDTIGVMLAGVHEEGSDIVFEYARSLAASPEATVVGSGLRTSAAYAALSNGAFGHALDFDDVNGSMRGHPSVPLAPAVLAIAEKLGLSGQAVLTAFAGGFEVECKLGRALGPSSYRRGWHATSVLGSLGAAAACANLLGLGSERTRHALGIAASMASGSRQNFGTMTKPLHAGLAARAGVESALLAAGGFTADPEIVEAPLGFGALFSPADDFRPEGLGDFGEPWDIVTPGISVKKYPCCYMTHRALDATLKASGARPVAGDEVSQIIVRVPEGSTSALIHHRPQTGLEGKFSLEYCVAAAVLDGAVRFRSFEDEAVRRPEAQELLRRVEVVYAPREERGPQPAAVTVRLRDGSELSGEVFVEHGSAADPLSWEELEAKYRDCASRILRQEQVQASYEMISRLESLRRVEDLMMALAVSD, from the coding sequence ATGAAGGGCATTACCGAGCGCCTCGCGGAGTTCGCCTCGTCGCTGGAGTTCGAGGACCTGCCGTCGGATGTCGTCCTGGGCGCCAAGCGCGCCCTCCTCGACACCATCGGGGTCATGCTAGCGGGCGTGCACGAAGAGGGAAGTGACATCGTCTTCGAGTACGCGCGCTCGCTGGCGGCGTCGCCGGAGGCCACTGTCGTAGGCTCCGGGCTCCGCACCTCGGCCGCCTATGCGGCGCTCAGCAACGGCGCCTTCGGCCACGCGCTCGACTTCGATGACGTCAACGGCAGCATGCGAGGGCATCCGAGCGTCCCGCTGGCGCCGGCCGTGCTCGCCATCGCCGAGAAGTTGGGGCTTTCCGGCCAGGCGGTGCTGACAGCGTTCGCGGGCGGCTTCGAAGTCGAGTGCAAGCTCGGGCGCGCCCTGGGCCCCAGCAGCTACCGCAGAGGCTGGCACGCTACTTCCGTGCTCGGCTCTCTAGGGGCGGCCGCCGCCTGCGCGAACCTCCTCGGCCTCGGTAGCGAGCGGACGCGCCACGCCCTCGGGATCGCCGCCTCCATGGCGTCGGGGAGCCGCCAGAACTTCGGCACCATGACGAAGCCGCTGCACGCCGGCCTCGCCGCCCGCGCCGGGGTCGAGTCCGCCTTGCTGGCCGCCGGGGGCTTCACGGCCGACCCGGAGATAGTGGAAGCGCCCCTCGGCTTCGGCGCCCTGTTCTCTCCCGCGGATGACTTCCGTCCGGAGGGCCTCGGCGACTTCGGGGAGCCGTGGGACATCGTGACGCCGGGGATCAGCGTGAAGAAGTACCCCTGCTGCTACATGACCCACCGGGCGCTGGACGCCACTCTGAAGGCATCAGGCGCGCGGCCGGTGGCCGGGGACGAAGTCAGTCAAATCATCGTGCGCGTCCCGGAAGGTTCCACCTCGGCGCTGATCCACCACAGGCCCCAGACGGGCCTGGAGGGCAAGTTCAGTCTGGAGTACTGCGTCGCCGCGGCGGTTCTGGACGGCGCGGTCCGCTTTCGCTCGTTCGAGGACGAGGCCGTGAGACGGCCGGAAGCGCAGGAGCTGCTGCGGCGCGTGGAGGTGGTATACGCGCCCCGGGAGGAGCGCGGACCGCAACCGGCGGCCGTGACCGTGCGCCTGCGCGACGGCAGCGAACTGAGCGGCGAGGTGTTCGTCGAGCATGGCAGCGCGGCGGACCCGCTGTCGTGGGAGGAGCTGGAGGCGAAGTATCGCGACTGCGCATCCAGGATCCTCCGGCAGGAGCAGGTCCAGGCCTCCTATGAGATGATCAGCCGGCTCGAATCGCTCAGGCGGGTCGAGGACCTGATGATGGCGCTGGCAGTGTCCGACTAG
- the tcuA gene encoding FAD-dependent tricarballylate dehydrogenase TcuA, whose protein sequence is MAQNDYDVIVVGAGNAALTAAWAAKQEGANVVVLEKAPVALRGGNTRFTTGAVRFAYNSFEDVAALMPDLSPAEAEALEVIPYTKDDFYNDLMRVTEGLADPELSELLVTQSYPTVRWMTDMGMQWEFGQIRRAMEHGRRARINSMIRSKGAGLGMSECQFEITERLGIPVHYEAKGMKLVTDDSLNVTGIKVRYPDGVRDLHAASIVLACGGFEANKELRVRYMGPKWDEVVVRGTKYNTGEGLMMAIELGAQPIGQWSFGHTTPVDANSPKFGSLELTDHTRRASYMYGIMVNENCERFADEGEDFMPYTYAKYGSLVQDQPHRLAFQIFDQKGIPHIETLYYATGVPVEADTIEELAEGLGLDPAKLSKVVEEYNASCDDSTEFRVGVKDGKRTYGLQPDKTNWAQKLDTPPYVGYPVTAGLTFTYGGVKINRRGEVVDTEDNVIPGLYAAGELTGGFFYFNYPGASGLMRGAVTGRIAGTNAARRALGREPWTP, encoded by the coding sequence ATGGCTCAGAATGACTATGACGTGATCGTGGTGGGGGCTGGAAACGCTGCCCTCACGGCCGCATGGGCGGCGAAGCAGGAGGGGGCGAACGTCGTCGTCCTCGAGAAGGCGCCGGTCGCCCTGCGCGGCGGGAACACGCGCTTTACGACGGGCGCGGTGCGCTTCGCCTACAACTCCTTCGAAGACGTTGCGGCGCTGATGCCAGACCTCAGCCCGGCGGAGGCCGAGGCTCTCGAGGTGATCCCCTACACCAAGGACGACTTCTACAACGACCTGATGCGAGTCACAGAGGGCCTCGCCGACCCGGAGCTGAGCGAGCTGCTGGTCACGCAGTCCTATCCGACCGTGCGCTGGATGACGGATATGGGCATGCAGTGGGAATTCGGCCAGATCCGGAGGGCGATGGAGCACGGGCGCCGGGCGCGGATCAACTCCATGATCCGGTCGAAGGGCGCCGGCCTGGGCATGAGCGAGTGCCAGTTCGAGATCACCGAGCGCCTCGGCATCCCGGTGCATTACGAGGCCAAGGGCATGAAGCTGGTCACCGACGACAGCCTCAATGTGACCGGCATAAAGGTGCGCTACCCCGACGGCGTGCGTGACCTGCACGCGGCATCGATCGTGCTGGCCTGCGGCGGCTTCGAGGCGAACAAGGAGCTGCGCGTCCGCTACATGGGGCCGAAGTGGGACGAGGTGGTGGTGCGCGGCACGAAGTACAACACCGGCGAGGGGCTGATGATGGCCATCGAGCTCGGCGCGCAACCTATCGGCCAGTGGAGCTTCGGCCACACGACGCCGGTCGACGCGAACTCGCCGAAATTCGGCTCGCTGGAGCTCACGGACCACACGCGCCGGGCATCGTACATGTACGGGATCATGGTGAACGAGAACTGCGAGCGCTTCGCGGACGAGGGCGAGGACTTCATGCCCTACACCTACGCGAAGTACGGCAGCCTGGTGCAGGACCAGCCCCACCGGCTAGCTTTCCAGATCTTCGACCAGAAGGGCATCCCCCACATCGAGACCCTGTACTACGCCACCGGCGTGCCGGTGGAGGCCGACACGATCGAAGAGCTCGCCGAAGGACTGGGGCTCGACCCGGCGAAGCTCTCGAAGGTGGTGGAAGAGTACAACGCCTCTTGCGACGACTCCACGGAGTTCCGGGTCGGGGTGAAGGACGGAAAGCGCACCTACGGCCTTCAGCCTGATAAGACGAACTGGGCCCAGAAGCTGGACACCCCGCCGTACGTCGGCTACCCGGTGACCGCCGGACTGACATTCACGTACGGCGGCGTGAAGATCAACCGCCGCGGGGAGGTGGTCGACACGGAGGACAACGTGATCCCCGGCCTCTATGCCGCGGGCGAGCTCACGGGCGGCTTCTTCTACTTCAACTACCCCGGCGCCTCCGGCCTCATGCGCGGCGCCGTAACGGGGCGCATAGCCGGCACCAACGCAGCAAGGCGCGCCCTGGGGAGGGAGCCCTGGACACCTTAG